Proteins from a single region of Erythrobacter sp.:
- a CDS encoding JAB domain-containing protein — translation MVIAALQSRAPQAERPEARLGTLVSGLRGFVLASGSHAERCHALFVDERRCYLGDCGVGTGSFSTLSLRMREIFGEALRLDARGLILAHNHPSGHCRPSGCDIVATRRLSEMARALDIELIDHLIFTERSVYSMRAGGLL, via the coding sequence ATGGTGATCGCCGCGCTTCAGTCGCGCGCACCCCAGGCCGAACGGCCCGAGGCGCGCCTCGGCACGCTGGTCTCCGGCCTGCGCGGCTTCGTGCTGGCGTCCGGCTCCCATGCCGAGCGCTGCCATGCGCTGTTCGTCGACGAGCGGCGCTGCTACCTCGGCGATTGCGGTGTGGGCACGGGCAGCTTCAGCACGCTGTCGCTCAGGATGCGCGAGATCTTCGGCGAGGCGCTGCGGCTCGACGCGCGCGGCCTCATCCTCGCGCATAACCACCCGTCCGGCCATTGCCGCCCGAGCGGCTGCGACATTGTCGCCACCCGCCGCCTGTCGGAGATGGCGCGGGCGCTCGACATCGAGCTTATCGATCACCTGATCTTCACCGAGCGGTCGGTCTATTCCATGCGTGCTGGGGGATTGCTGTGA
- a CDS encoding winged helix-turn-helix domain-containing protein, with protein MSFNGLFPDSDTLIPRFREAGDVTLDLFHRDGRVEDRWLGLHPREFELLWRLAEQPGERLTRRQLLADVWRITFEPETNSLAVHVARVRAKLEPFGLARMLATHPDGGYFLDTPPGPGHFRLVRPVGV; from the coding sequence ATGTCCTTCAACGGCCTGTTTCCCGATAGCGACACCCTGATCCCGCGTTTTCGCGAGGCGGGCGATGTGACGCTCGATCTGTTCCACCGCGATGGCCGGGTGGAGGACCGCTGGCTGGGCCTGCACCCGCGCGAATTCGAGCTGCTGTGGCGGCTCGCCGAACAGCCGGGCGAGCGCCTGACCCGCCGCCAGCTGCTGGCCGATGTGTGGCGCATCACCTTCGAGCCGGAAACCAACAGCCTCGCGGTGCATGTGGCGCGGGTGCGGGCGAAGCTTGAGCCCTTCGGCCTTGCGCGGATGCTCGCGACCCATCCCGATGGCGGCTACTTTCTCGACACGCCGCCGGGGCCGGGCCATTTCCGGCTGGTCAGGCCCGTCGGCGTATAG
- a CDS encoding crotonase/enoyl-CoA hydratase family protein, with protein MSATTMTTNDRIAITLGEDGVAEVRFTRADKMNALDHAMFESIIEAGHALQRMKGLRVVVLSGEGRAFCAGLDLSNFARKPAEDEPPLTERTYGNANRPQQVAMQWRKLPVPVIAAVHGVCFGGGLQIASGADIRIVHPETRMAIMEMKWGLVPDMGGYALWRGVVRDDVLRELIYTNREFSGAEAQTLGLATYVDENPRDRALEIARTIANKNPHAIRAAKRLQAGMFEHETDAILLEESIEQHAIMRSRNQVEAVMAEMERRKPNFEDL; from the coding sequence ATGTCCGCCACCACCATGACCACCAATGATCGGATCGCGATCACGCTCGGCGAGGACGGCGTTGCCGAAGTCCGCTTCACCCGCGCGGACAAGATGAACGCGCTCGACCACGCAATGTTCGAGAGCATCATCGAGGCCGGGCACGCGCTCCAGCGGATGAAGGGCCTGCGCGTCGTGGTGCTCTCGGGCGAGGGCCGGGCGTTCTGCGCGGGGCTCGATCTGTCGAACTTTGCGCGCAAGCCGGCCGAGGACGAACCCCCGCTGACCGAGCGCACCTATGGCAATGCCAACCGCCCGCAGCAGGTGGCGATGCAGTGGCGCAAGCTTCCGGTTCCGGTGATCGCGGCGGTGCACGGCGTGTGCTTCGGCGGGGGCCTTCAGATCGCGAGCGGCGCGGATATCCGCATCGTCCACCCCGAGACCCGCATGGCGATCATGGAGATGAAGTGGGGCCTCGTCCCCGACATGGGCGGCTATGCCCTGTGGCGGGGCGTAGTGCGTGACGATGTCCTGCGCGAGCTGATCTACACCAACCGCGAATTCTCCGGCGCCGAAGCCCAGACGCTCGGCCTTGCGACCTATGTCGACGAGAACCCGCGTGACCGGGCGCTCGAAATCGCCCGCACCATCGCCAACAAGAACCCCCACGCCATCCGCGCCGCCAAGCGCCTTCAGGCCGGGATGTTCGAGCACGAGACCGATGCCATCCTGCTGGAGGAAAGCATCGAGCAGCACGCGATCATGCGCAGCCGCAATCAGGTGGAAGCGGTGATGGCCGAGATGGAGCGCCGCAAGCCCAATTTCGAGGATCTCTAG